One genomic region from Methylocystis echinoides encodes:
- a CDS encoding methyltransferase has protein sequence MAKLTKQQRKGHAEAEAILTKDRITDDERDFVFQHWHEGATHENGAAGAFFTPWGLACDFALDGAGRRVIDLCVGIGVLSYIVHHRSKWGERLAEITCVEINPRYVAVGRKLLPQARWINADVFDWRRLDLGHYDVAIANPPFGRVKRSGDAPRYRGPEFELHVLDIAREFAERGALIVPQESASFRYSGRQCFDRRTSARGVDFERERRVFMDIGAGVDTSFHRDGWKDGAPLCEIVCIDFEAAREREAQERRRLAAYAPPAMQPGEQMTLLL, from the coding sequence ATGGCGAAGCTCACCAAACAACAGCGCAAGGGCCATGCCGAGGCCGAGGCGATCTTGACCAAGGATCGGATCACCGACGACGAGCGAGACTTCGTCTTTCAGCACTGGCACGAGGGCGCGACACATGAAAACGGCGCGGCGGGGGCGTTCTTCACGCCCTGGGGCTTGGCTTGCGACTTCGCGCTCGACGGAGCAGGGCGGCGCGTCATCGACCTTTGCGTCGGCATCGGCGTGCTGTCCTACATCGTCCACCACCGCAGCAAATGGGGCGAGCGTCTTGCCGAGATCACCTGCGTCGAAATCAATCCCCGCTATGTCGCGGTCGGACGAAAACTCTTGCCGCAGGCGCGCTGGATCAACGCGGACGTGTTCGACTGGCGCAGGCTCGACCTCGGCCATTATGACGTGGCGATTGCCAATCCGCCATTTGGTCGCGTCAAACGCTCGGGCGACGCGCCACGCTATCGCGGCCCCGAGTTTGAATTGCACGTCCTGGACATCGCCCGCGAATTCGCGGAGCGCGGGGCGTTAATCGTGCCGCAGGAGTCCGCGAGCTTCCGCTATTCCGGGCGCCAATGTTTCGACCGCCGCACTTCCGCGCGCGGCGTCGACTTTGAGCGCGAGAGACGCGTTTTTATGGACATCGGCGCGGGCGTCGACACCAGCTTTCACCGCGACGGTTGGAAAGACGGCGCGCCCCTGTGCGAGATCGTTTGCATCGACTTCGAAGCGGCGCGCGAACGCGAGGCGCAGGAACGGCGCCGCCTCGCCGCGTATGCGCCCCCGGCGATGCAGCCCGGCGAACAAATGACCTTGCTGTTGTGA
- a CDS encoding ParB/RepB/Spo0J family partition protein: MTAKKQPDKKTTMPCAAAKRALSPRETRTAPVSAATAKADERLMLPLRLLAPSKDNVRRFASEAGIEALCANIAALGLLQNLTGRKTAKDKYEIEAGARRLRALKELAKRGAVIEPEGVKVTLDYLVPVLVKGADHNATELSLSENIIRENMHTADEVEAFRKLIEDDGMTPEQVGDRFGKSHMTVRRRVKLAKVSPRLMEAFRAGEVTLRHMEAFALSDDHKAQEATFDSLPEYNRTPEAIRARLANEKIVASHRLAQFVGVEAYQQAGGTITRDLFSEDDEDAIFFDDKPLVVRLATARLEAIAEETRSNEGWKWSEAYLSEHESRSGYSRLATHEREQTPQEREELFALAAYIDEHEAAYDSGDMTEQEVKEFDAKTERHDAITNSCIVFDAEEIPLAGIVVSLNYVGEVSIKRGLYRKEEAHELAALQRARQAAARAANEAAGLGEGTGEEESEQEGQVEGAEQGAVYTPATTVEIEAEGYSQAIIEDLTILRTKALALELSQHPNVALHVIVHKLADTVFYRGGNGKPYDYTSGGSCLAVTAQSHEKRQAAPDEDNHAAFIAFDERHVVLASRLPNRYADLWAWLIVQDEKTVLDLLAFCVAFQIEASYRDHRGGAIGHSDQIALAMNFDMAAHWRVSPGFLSRVSKKTIATAAREAGCSEDAIKAIGAGSKAEAVTIALEAMKDRPWLPPMLRNLLAPAAVATVIEDEGAFEVETPAAAPEGEAPEEFADDSHDEAEALESVYGPDDAGEFTEAAE; encoded by the coding sequence ATGACTGCCAAGAAACAGCCCGACAAGAAGACCACAATGCCCTGCGCCGCCGCCAAAAGGGCTTTGAGCCCGCGCGAGACGAGGACCGCGCCAGTGTCCGCCGCGACCGCCAAGGCCGACGAACGGCTGATGCTGCCGCTGCGTTTGCTGGCGCCCTCCAAGGACAATGTGCGCCGTTTCGCCAGCGAGGCCGGGATCGAGGCGCTTTGCGCCAATATCGCGGCGTTGGGGCTGTTGCAGAACCTGACCGGGAGGAAAACCGCCAAGGACAAATATGAGATCGAGGCGGGCGCGCGACGCCTGCGCGCCTTGAAGGAGCTTGCCAAGCGCGGCGCAGTTATCGAGCCCGAGGGCGTCAAGGTGACGCTCGACTATCTCGTCCCGGTTTTGGTGAAGGGCGCGGATCACAACGCAACCGAGCTTTCGCTGTCCGAAAACATCATCCGCGAGAACATGCACACCGCCGACGAGGTGGAGGCGTTCCGCAAGCTGATCGAAGACGACGGCATGACCCCCGAACAGGTCGGGGATCGTTTCGGCAAATCTCACATGACCGTCAGGCGGCGCGTGAAGCTGGCGAAGGTGTCGCCGCGCCTCATGGAGGCCTTTCGCGCGGGCGAGGTGACCTTGCGGCATATGGAGGCCTTCGCGCTTTCCGACGACCACAAGGCGCAGGAGGCGACTTTTGACAGCCTGCCCGAATACAACCGAACGCCGGAGGCGATCCGCGCGCGGCTCGCAAATGAGAAGATCGTCGCCAGTCACCGCCTCGCGCAATTCGTCGGGGTGGAGGCCTATCAGCAGGCGGGCGGGACGATCACCCGGGATTTGTTCTCGGAAGACGACGAAGATGCGATCTTTTTCGACGACAAGCCGCTTGTCGTCAGGCTGGCGACGGCGAGGCTAGAAGCCATCGCCGAAGAGACCCGCAGCAATGAGGGCTGGAAATGGTCCGAGGCCTATCTCTCGGAGCACGAGAGTCGCAGCGGATATTCGCGGCTCGCGACCCATGAACGCGAACAAACGCCACAGGAGCGCGAGGAGCTTTTCGCGCTTGCGGCCTATATCGACGAGCACGAAGCGGCCTATGACAGCGGCGACATGACAGAGCAGGAGGTCAAGGAATTCGACGCCAAGACCGAGCGCCACGACGCCATCACCAATTCTTGCATTGTTTTCGACGCGGAAGAAATCCCCCTCGCCGGAATTGTCGTCTCCCTGAACTATGTGGGCGAGGTTTCGATCAAGCGCGGGCTGTATCGTAAGGAAGAGGCCCACGAACTCGCCGCCTTGCAGCGCGCCCGCCAAGCGGCGGCGCGCGCGGCGAACGAGGCGGCGGGACTTGGAGAGGGAACCGGCGAAGAGGAAAGCGAACAGGAAGGGCAGGTCGAAGGGGCGGAGCAGGGCGCCGTTTACACCCCCGCCACGACGGTCGAAATCGAGGCCGAAGGCTACAGCCAAGCCATCATCGAAGATTTGACGATCCTGCGCACCAAGGCGCTCGCCCTCGAATTGAGCCAGCACCCCAATGTCGCGCTTCACGTCATCGTCCACAAGCTGGCGGACACGGTCTTTTATCGCGGCGGCAATGGCAAGCCCTACGACTATACGTCCGGCGGCTCTTGCTTGGCTGTCACGGCGCAATCTCACGAGAAGCGGCAGGCGGCGCCGGACGAGGACAATCATGCGGCTTTCATCGCTTTCGACGAGCGCCATGTCGTTTTGGCCTCGCGGCTGCCAAACCGCTACGCTGACCTCTGGGCTTGGCTGATCGTACAGGACGAGAAAACCGTGCTCGACTTGCTGGCCTTTTGCGTGGCCTTCCAGATCGAGGCGAGCTACCGAGATCATCGCGGCGGGGCGATTGGCCATTCCGATCAGATCGCGCTCGCGATGAATTTCGACATGGCGGCGCATTGGCGGGTTTCACCGGGATTCCTGTCGCGCGTCAGTAAGAAGACGATCGCGACGGCGGCGCGGGAGGCCGGATGCTCGGAAGACGCCATCAAGGCGATCGGCGCGGGCTCGAAAGCCGAAGCCGTCACCATCGCGCTGGAGGCGATGAAGGACCGCCCATGGCTTCCGCCGATGTTGCGCAACCTCCTCGCGCCTGCCGCCGTCGCCACTGTCATCGAGGACGAGGGGGCTTTCGAGGTCGAGACGCCCGCCGCCGCTCCGGAGGGCGAGGCTCCCGAGGAATTCGCCGACGACAGCCACGACGAGGCGGAGGCGCTTGAGAGCGTTTACGGCCCTGACGACGCCGGCGAATTCACGGAAGCCGCCGAATAG
- a CDS encoding acyltransferase family protein — protein sequence MSSPPTENRDAQLDALRGLAICAVLASHVALVFRNDFTFAPIFLVPALGVGVDLFFVISGYLIVARAARSMVKAGGFWLGAAAFWAGRVIRIGVPAWVAIGALFVAWRLGTLQGLHKDDLIAAAAFVGNLYWAPCFAGNERCGDPLLSSHFWSLGVEMQFYALAPFMAVLGRRWVWIVVSLALMVGALAWRPWGGFWWTLRPDALLVGVLIGMETRWRADWLNRVPKIDLRLAAYWLLVAAVLARILSFGGTGIGLVIVALIFGMVVGGRGQDIGARAPWGTRLLRWIGERSFSIYLVHLPVLSGLRAALLEQAPGWAAAAVAMIGVVAAALCLESLVTRPSMILARRVAARICDGKGVKASLRVEAPLAE from the coding sequence ATGTCGAGCCCTCCCACCGAGAATCGAGACGCGCAGCTCGATGCGCTCCGGGGACTCGCGATCTGCGCCGTGCTGGCGTCTCACGTCGCGCTCGTGTTCCGGAACGACTTCACGTTTGCGCCGATCTTTCTGGTCCCCGCGCTTGGGGTCGGCGTGGATCTGTTTTTCGTGATTTCGGGATATTTGATTGTCGCGCGCGCCGCGCGATCGATGGTAAAAGCTGGCGGATTCTGGCTTGGCGCGGCGGCGTTTTGGGCCGGCCGCGTGATCCGCATCGGCGTTCCGGCCTGGGTGGCGATAGGGGCGCTATTTGTCGCCTGGCGCCTGGGCACGCTGCAAGGACTTCACAAAGACGATCTGATCGCGGCCGCCGCGTTTGTTGGAAATCTCTATTGGGCGCCTTGCTTTGCTGGCAATGAGCGGTGCGGCGACCCCCTGCTCTCTTCGCATTTCTGGTCGCTCGGCGTTGAGATGCAATTCTACGCGCTGGCGCCGTTCATGGCGGTGCTGGGTCGACGCTGGGTGTGGATCGTCGTCTCACTTGCCCTCATGGTCGGGGCCCTGGCTTGGCGGCCATGGGGAGGGTTCTGGTGGACGCTGCGTCCCGACGCGTTGCTCGTCGGCGTCCTGATCGGGATGGAAACGCGCTGGCGGGCCGATTGGCTGAATCGGGTTCCGAAAATTGACCTGAGGCTCGCGGCCTATTGGCTGCTTGTCGCCGCGGTGCTGGCTCGCATCCTGTCCTTCGGCGGGACAGGTATCGGGCTGGTGATCGTCGCACTGATTTTCGGGATGGTCGTGGGGGGAAGAGGCCAGGATATCGGCGCGCGCGCCCCCTGGGGAACAAGACTGCTTCGTTGGATTGGCGAACGATCCTTCTCCATCTATCTCGTCCACTTGCCCGTTCTGAGCGGGCTTCGGGCCGCGCTGCTCGAACAAGCTCCGGGTTGGGCCGCGGCGGCGGTCGCGATGATCGGCGTCGTGGCGGCGGCGCTGTGTCTCGAAAGCTTGGTGACGCGGCCCTCCATGATCCTGGCGCGGCGCGTGGCGGCGCGGATTTGTGACGGCAAAGGCGTCAAAGCGTCATTGCGCGTGGAGGCCCCCCTTGCAGAGTGA
- a CDS encoding thermonuclease family protein gives MRVEVIDGVTFRDIETGRVFRLFGIDACQRDQIANLGRQPWQCGVAAIAWLTNATLNKWVSCNALREKDGRRIARCSSSEHADLAGDMIKEGLAVCLPDSEDQRVRSYILDEEQARKAYKGMWSSQFAMPWDYRAKQASSRKNEP, from the coding sequence ATGCGCGTTGAAGTCATCGACGGCGTGACGTTTCGCGATATCGAGACCGGGCGGGTGTTCCGCCTTTTTGGCATCGATGCGTGCCAGCGCGATCAGATCGCCAATCTTGGGCGCCAGCCCTGGCAATGCGGCGTCGCCGCGATCGCGTGGCTCACAAACGCGACCCTCAACAAATGGGTTTCCTGCAACGCCTTGCGCGAAAAAGACGGGCGGCGTATCGCCCGTTGTTCATCGTCCGAACACGCTGATCTTGCGGGAGACATGATCAAAGAGGGCCTTGCCGTGTGCCTTCCGGACAGCGAAGACCAGCGCGTTCGCTCCTATATCCTGGACGAGGAACAAGCTCGAAAAGCTTACAAGGGCATGTGGTCGAGCCAATTCGCCATGCCTTGGGACTATCGCGCGAAGCAGGCCTCGAGCCGCAAGAACGAGCCGTAG
- a CDS encoding single-stranded DNA-binding protein, protein MTSRNFFVISGNVSQKPRQFAGKAAKTVVTVAVDEFWTDRQSGERKKRTEFLTAFTFNAKIGDFLVDKVNIGDQITIDGHIRANSYEKNGEKIYTMDLEIARLDAHPARTDRAPDDEAA, encoded by the coding sequence ATGACCTCCCGTAATTTTTTCGTCATCTCCGGCAATGTCTCGCAAAAGCCCCGTCAATTCGCCGGCAAGGCCGCAAAAACCGTCGTAACCGTCGCCGTCGACGAATTCTGGACCGACAGGCAATCGGGCGAGAGGAAAAAGCGCACGGAATTCCTGACGGCCTTCACCTTCAATGCGAAGATCGGGGATTTCCTGGTCGACAAGGTGAATATCGGCGATCAAATCACCATCGACGGCCATATCCGCGCCAACAGCTACGAGAAAAATGGCGAAAAGATTTACACAATGGACCTTGAGATCGCTCGCCTCGACGCGCATCCCGCGCGAACCGACCGCGCTCCCGACGACGAAGCTGCGTGA
- a CDS encoding ArsR/SmtB family transcription factor — protein sequence MEKHEAIAALVALGQETRLDIFRLLMQAGPEGLPAGQIGERLGLPPATLSFHLSQLKHADLITFRRESRSLIYSAVYPVMNALLAYMTENCCQGATASCEAAAPSTCQPKVPHETPARARVR from the coding sequence ATGGAAAAGCACGAAGCCATAGCCGCGCTTGTCGCGCTCGGTCAGGAGACCCGCCTCGATATTTTCCGGCTGCTCATGCAGGCGGGGCCCGAAGGGCTTCCTGCGGGGCAAATCGGCGAGCGGCTGGGTCTTCCGCCCGCGACGCTGTCCTTTCACCTTAGCCAGCTCAAACACGCGGACCTCATAACCTTCCGGCGCGAAAGTCGGTCGCTGATCTACTCGGCGGTCTATCCAGTCATGAACGCGCTGCTCGCTTACATGACCGAGAATTGCTGCCAGGGCGCAACCGCTTCTTGCGAAGCCGCCGCTCCTTCAACTTGCCAACCTAAGGTACCCCATGAAACGCCTGCACGTGCACGTGTCCGTTGA
- a CDS encoding ArsI/CadI family heavy metal resistance metalloenzyme, translating into MKRLHVHVSVDDLAGSIRFYSALFGSEPTVAKPDYAKWMLDDPHVNFAISARGGKAGVDHLGIEVETPQELTEVYGRLEQAQRPVLEEGAATCCYAKSEKAWTSDPQGLLWESFLTTDESTIYGDDEKLAGFRTSGGKAESSPCCGANPAPVVEAACCSATGVDND; encoded by the coding sequence ATGAAACGCCTGCACGTGCACGTGTCCGTTGATGACCTTGCGGGGTCCATCCGCTTTTACAGCGCGCTTTTCGGGTCTGAGCCGACCGTCGCCAAACCTGACTACGCTAAATGGATGCTCGACGATCCGCATGTGAACTTTGCGATTTCGGCGCGCGGCGGGAAAGCAGGCGTCGATCATCTCGGAATTGAGGTCGAGACGCCCCAAGAGTTGACGGAAGTCTATGGCCGCCTGGAGCAGGCTCAACGGCCTGTGCTGGAAGAAGGCGCGGCAACCTGCTGCTACGCCAAGTCCGAGAAAGCCTGGACCTCTGACCCGCAAGGGCTGTTGTGGGAGTCGTTCCTGACGACCGACGAAAGCACGATTTACGGCGACGATGAAAAGCTGGCGGGTTTCCGCACAAGCGGCGGGAAGGCGGAGTCCTCCCCCTGCTGCGGCGCGAACCCTGCGCCTGTCGTTGAAGCCGCTTGTTGTTCTGCAACGGGAGTTGACAATGACTGA
- a CDS encoding arsenate reductase ArsC, producing the protein MTERVYNVLFLCTGNTARSILAEGILRKDGAGRFNAFSAGSHPKGVVNPYALKTLEAYDYPTEGFRSKSWEEFAGPDAPVMDFVFTVCDNAAGEACPVWPGHPMTAHWGIEDPAAVEGSDMEKQKAFNLAFRYMKTRISLLLATPIRRLDKLALSNRLREIGEAEGASHGHKAETQS; encoded by the coding sequence ATGACTGAACGCGTCTACAACGTCCTCTTTCTCTGCACCGGGAACACGGCGCGCTCGATTCTCGCGGAAGGCATTCTCCGCAAGGACGGCGCGGGCCGCTTCAACGCCTTCTCGGCGGGAAGCCACCCCAAGGGCGTGGTGAATCCTTACGCGCTCAAGACGCTTGAGGCCTACGACTACCCGACCGAGGGCTTCCGCTCGAAGAGCTGGGAAGAGTTTGCCGGACCCGACGCGCCCGTCATGGATTTCGTCTTCACCGTCTGCGACAACGCGGCGGGCGAAGCCTGTCCTGTCTGGCCGGGTCACCCGATGACCGCGCATTGGGGCATCGAAGACCCTGCCGCCGTCGAGGGTTCGGACATGGAGAAGCAGAAGGCCTTCAATCTCGCCTTTCGCTACATGAAGACACGCATTTCCCTGCTGCTGGCGACGCCTATTCGTCGCCTCGACAAGCTGGCGCTGAGCAACCGCCTCCGCGAAATCGGCGAGGCCGAAGGCGCGTCTCACGGCCACAAAGCAGAGACCCAGTCGTGA
- the arsC gene encoding arsenate reductase (glutaredoxin) (This arsenate reductase requires both glutathione and glutaredoxin to convert arsenate to arsenite, after which the efflux transporter formed by ArsA and ArsB can extrude the arsenite from the cell, providing resistance.) produces MMITIYHNPACGTSRNTLAMIRQSDEEPLVVEYLQDPPTRERLVELLKAMGIPARELLRQKGTPYDALGLANPKWTDDELIGCMLEHPILINRPIAVTPKGARLCRPSEAVLDILPNPDIGQFTKEDGEVVIGRAAHP; encoded by the coding sequence GTGATGATCACAATCTATCACAACCCCGCCTGTGGGACCTCGCGCAACACGCTGGCGATGATCCGCCAGAGCGACGAGGAGCCGCTCGTCGTCGAATATCTGCAGGACCCGCCGACGCGCGAGCGGCTCGTCGAGCTGCTCAAGGCGATGGGCATTCCCGCGCGCGAACTGCTGCGTCAAAAGGGAACGCCCTATGACGCGCTCGGCCTTGCCAATCCCAAATGGACGGACGACGAGCTGATCGGCTGCATGCTGGAACATCCGATCCTCATTAATCGGCCGATCGCCGTGACGCCGAAGGGCGCGCGGCTATGCCGGCCTTCCGAGGCCGTGCTCGATATTCTGCCCAATCCCGACATTGGCCAATTTACCAAGGAAGATGGCGAAGTCGTCATCGGCAGGGCCGCTCACCCCTAA
- the arsD gene encoding arsenite efflux transporter metallochaperone ArsD — translation MATIQVFDPPLCCSTGVCGVETDQALVTFAADVDWAKKSGAQIERFNLAQQPMAFAENATVKGFLERSGQEALPLILVSGDIALAGRYPSRAELARWAGVKETAEAQQGSCCGGSRCC, via the coding sequence ATGGCGACCATTCAAGTTTTCGATCCCCCGCTTTGTTGCAGCACCGGCGTTTGCGGCGTCGAGACCGACCAGGCGCTTGTCACCTTCGCGGCGGATGTCGACTGGGCGAAGAAAAGCGGCGCGCAAATCGAGCGCTTCAATCTCGCCCAACAGCCCATGGCCTTTGCCGAGAATGCGACGGTAAAAGGCTTTCTTGAGCGTTCCGGGCAGGAGGCGCTGCCGCTAATCCTCGTCAGTGGCGATATCGCTCTTGCCGGTCGCTATCCCAGCCGCGCGGAGCTGGCCCGTTGGGCGGGCGTCAAGGAAACCGCCGAAGCGCAACAGGGCTCATGCTGCGGCGGCAGTCGCTGCTGCTGA
- the arsA gene encoding arsenical pump-driving ATPase gives MRFLENAPRYLFFTGKGGVGKTSIACATAIQLAEAGRRVLLVSTDPASNVGQVLGVEIGNKITAIPAVPRLFALEIDPEAAAQAYRDRIVGPVRGKLPDAVVKGIEEQLSGACTTEIAAFDEFTALLTDAEITSAYDHVVFDTAPTGHTIRLLQLPVAWSGFLEAGKGDASCLGPLAGLEKQRTQYNAAVQALADGQRTRLVLVARAQNSALREAARTHEELAGIGLTQQFLIINGLLPEEEARFDPLAKAIYGREQAALAAMPDALRALPRDDVPLKPFNLVGLGALRQLLVETAPQMDAPGGDPVELDAPSLSNLVDDIATDGHGLVMLMGKGGVGKTTLAATVAVELARRGLPVHLTTSDPAAHLAETLHGSMEHLTVSRIDPHAETERYRQEVLRTKGAKLDAQGRALLEEDLRSPCTEEIAVFQAFSRIIREAGEKFVVMDTAPTGHTLLLLDATGAYHREVARMLDPKGGHYTTPMMQLQDAKRTKVLLVTLAETTPVLEAANLQADLRRAGIEPWAWVINNSVAATRPRSPLLRKRAHNELAEVEKVATAHASRYAVVPLLQEEPVGVERLLKLAAPVTELA, from the coding sequence GTGAGATTTCTCGAAAACGCGCCTCGTTACCTTTTCTTCACCGGCAAGGGCGGCGTTGGCAAAACCTCGATTGCCTGCGCCACCGCGATCCAGCTCGCGGAAGCTGGACGTCGGGTGCTGCTGGTCAGCACCGATCCGGCGTCCAATGTCGGGCAAGTGCTTGGTGTCGAGATTGGCAATAAAATTACCGCCATCCCGGCCGTGCCGCGCCTGTTCGCGCTTGAAATCGATCCGGAAGCGGCGGCGCAAGCCTATCGCGACCGCATCGTTGGTCCCGTGCGCGGCAAGTTGCCAGACGCTGTGGTGAAGGGCATTGAGGAGCAACTTTCCGGAGCCTGCACGACGGAGATCGCCGCCTTCGACGAATTCACGGCGCTGCTGACCGACGCCGAAATTACGTCGGCTTACGACCACGTTGTTTTCGACACCGCGCCAACCGGCCACACCATAAGGCTGTTGCAGTTGCCCGTTGCGTGGAGCGGCTTCCTTGAAGCCGGAAAAGGCGACGCCTCGTGTCTCGGTCCGCTCGCCGGGCTCGAAAAGCAGCGCACGCAATACAATGCGGCTGTGCAGGCGCTCGCGGATGGACAGCGCACCCGGCTGGTCCTCGTCGCCCGAGCCCAGAATTCTGCCCTGCGTGAAGCCGCGCGGACTCACGAGGAGCTAGCGGGGATCGGCCTCACTCAGCAGTTCCTGATCATCAACGGCCTTTTACCCGAGGAAGAAGCCCGGTTCGATCCGCTCGCCAAGGCGATTTATGGGCGCGAACAAGCGGCCTTGGCCGCCATGCCGGACGCGCTACGCGCCTTGCCACGTGATGACGTGCCGTTGAAGCCGTTCAACCTGGTTGGTCTCGGCGCCCTGCGCCAGCTCCTTGTTGAAACGGCGCCTCAAATGGACGCGCCCGGCGGGGACCCGGTCGAGCTGGACGCGCCAAGCCTCTCCAATCTCGTGGATGACATCGCCACCGACGGCCATGGGCTTGTCATGCTGATGGGCAAGGGCGGCGTCGGCAAGACGACGCTGGCGGCGACGGTCGCCGTCGAACTGGCGCGGCGCGGGCTACCGGTTCACCTCACCACTTCCGACCCTGCCGCGCATCTCGCTGAGACGCTGCATGGCTCCATGGAGCATCTGACGGTCAGCCGTATCGACCCCCACGCCGAAACGGAGCGCTACCGGCAGGAAGTGCTGCGGACGAAAGGCGCGAAGCTCGACGCCCAGGGGCGCGCTTTGCTCGAAGAGGATTTGCGCTCGCCCTGCACCGAGGAAATCGCCGTCTTTCAGGCCTTCTCGCGCATCATCCGCGAGGCGGGCGAGAAATTCGTCGTAATGGACACGGCGCCGACAGGCCACACCCTGCTGCTCTTGGACGCCACCGGCGCCTATCACCGCGAGGTCGCCCGGATGCTCGACCCCAAGGGCGGGCATTACACGACGCCCATGATGCAGCTTCAGGACGCCAAGCGGACGAAGGTCCTTCTGGTCACCTTGGCCGAGACCACGCCCGTCCTCGAAGCCGCGAACCTGCAAGCCGATCTGCGGCGCGCCGGGATCGAGCCATGGGCATGGGTCATCAATAACAGCGTCGCGGCGACGCGGCCGCGCTCGCCCCTCTTGCGTAAGCGCGCCCATAATGAGCTGGCGGAAGTGGAAAAGGTCGCGACAGCCCATGCTAGCCGCTACGCCGTCGTGCCGCTTCTTCAGGAAGAACCGGTCGGCGTCGAACGCCTCCTCAAGCTGGCGGCGCCAGTCACCGAACTCGCCTGA
- the arsB gene encoding ACR3 family arsenite efflux transporter, whose translation MGVFERYLTLWVALCIVAGVVLGQTVPGVFHAIGAATVAEVNLPVAVLIWLMIIPMLLKIDLAALGQVKEHWRGIAVTVGINWLVKPFSMALLGWIFISHLFRPYLPADQIDSYIAGLILLAAAPCTAMVFVWSNLVEGEPHFTLSQVALNDSIMVIAFAPIVALLLGLSSITVPWNTLLLSVVLYIIVPVIVAQLWRRALLSRGGQDALQKTLGVLGPLSLSALLLTLVILFGLQGEQIIRQPLVIGLLAVPILIQVYFNSSLAYLLNRALGVEWCVAGPSALIGASNFFELAVATAIALFGFQSGAALATVVGVLVEVPVMLSVVHIVRRTRGWYEHKAA comes from the coding sequence ATGGGCGTCTTCGAGCGTTATCTCACGCTCTGGGTCGCGCTCTGCATCGTGGCGGGCGTGGTCCTCGGTCAGACCGTCCCCGGGGTCTTCCACGCCATCGGCGCCGCCACGGTTGCCGAAGTCAATCTGCCGGTCGCCGTGCTGATCTGGCTGATGATCATTCCCATGCTGCTCAAGATCGACCTCGCCGCGCTCGGGCAGGTCAAGGAGCATTGGCGCGGGATCGCGGTGACGGTCGGGATCAACTGGCTGGTGAAGCCGTTTTCGATGGCGCTGCTCGGCTGGATTTTCATCTCGCATCTGTTCAGGCCCTATCTGCCCGCGGATCAAATCGACAGCTATATCGCCGGGCTGATCCTGCTCGCCGCCGCGCCCTGCACGGCCATGGTCTTCGTCTGGTCCAACCTCGTGGAGGGCGAGCCGCATTTCACGCTGTCGCAGGTGGCCCTCAATGACAGCATCATGGTGATCGCCTTCGCGCCGATTGTCGCGCTGCTGCTGGGGCTCTCGTCCATCACCGTGCCATGGAACACGCTGCTGCTGTCGGTTGTGCTCTACATCATCGTGCCGGTGATTGTCGCGCAACTGTGGCGGCGCGCGCTGCTGTCGCGAGGCGGGCAGGACGCCTTGCAGAAGACGCTCGGCGTGCTCGGCCCGCTGTCGCTTTCCGCCCTGCTGCTGACGCTCGTCATACTGTTCGGCCTGCAAGGCGAGCAGATCATCCGCCAGCCGCTCGTCATTGGCCTGCTCGCCGTGCCGATCCTGATTCAAGTCTACTTCAATTCGAGCCTCGCTTACCTTCTCAACCGCGCCCTCGGCGTCGAATGGTGCGTCGCCGGCCCTTCTGCGCTCATCGGCGCGAGCAATTTCTTTGAGCTGGCGGTCGCAACCGCAATCGCGCTCTTTGGCTTCCAATCCGGCGCGGCGCTGGCGACGGTCGTCGGCGTCCTCGTCGAGGTGCCGGTCATGCTCTCCGTCGTCCATATCGTCCGCCGCACGCGCGGGTGGTATGAGCACAAGGCGGCTTAG